The Oncorhynchus tshawytscha isolate Ot180627B linkage group LG05, Otsh_v2.0, whole genome shotgun sequence genome includes a window with the following:
- the LOC112251609 gene encoding KICSTOR complex protein SZT2-like, whose translation MMVAAVTLVPDFWLIVKIHQDKAEEFSHSRSFNEGKEDGVGEEEDVPEYLQLHQMVVRKIGEIFRIVNQRLLLQDLNDSHMCNSLLVAESEEDIWKNESLYRQRLANSDDYNAEENYQPRDYLAATMQFIPGHFACEVVWSTVIHIHPRLKVGPNVGVFRAIQALRSVLNTLCVVNRKSMFIYQERTTKSVFYLRLCETSQTGKYCDLDGSLQPMSRPEPGAPLL comes from the exons ATGATGGTGGCAGCAGTGACTCTGGTGCCTGACTTCTGGCTCATCGTTAAGATCCACCAGGACAAAGCAGAGGAGTTCTCCCACTCCAG GAGCTTCAACGAAGGGAAGGAGGAcggagtaggggaggaggaggacgtgCCAGAGTACTTACAGTTGCATCAGATGGTGGTGAGGAAGATTGGGGAGATCTTCCGTATAGTCAATCAG CGTCTGCTACTCCAGGACCTCAATGACAGCCACATGTGTAACTCTCTTCTGGTGGCAGAGAGTGAAGAGGATATCTGGAAGAACGAGTCCCTGTACAGACAGAGACTGGCCAACTCTGATG ATTACAATGCTGAGGAGAACTACCAGCCGCGGGACTACCTTGCTGCCACCATGCAGTTCATCCCAGGTCACTTTGCCTGTGAGGTGGTGTGGAGCACCGTCATCCACATCCACCCTCGCCTCAAAGTGGGACCCAATGTAGGTGTGTTCAGGG CTATCCAGGCTCTGCGGTCAGTGCTCAACACCTTGTGTGTGGTCAACAGGAAGagcatgtttatctatcaggagCGCACTACCAAATCAGTCTTCTACCTCAG ACTTTGTGAGACATCTCAAACAGGGAAGTACTGTGACCTGGATGGCAGCCTACAGCCCATGTCTCGCCCGGAGCCAGGAGCCCCTCTTCTCTGA